The Agrobacterium cucumeris genome has a segment encoding these proteins:
- a CDS encoding Ldh family oxidoreductase produces MSHSNENVAVLARLDELERFCRSTFLAAGTDDETADAATRAMMHGTRLGVDSHGVRLLAHYITALEGGRLNRRPQIRRVSGFGAVETIDADHAHGARATYAGMDNAMALAEKFGIGAVAIRNSSHFGPAGAYALEAARQGYIGLAFCNSDSFVRLHDGAMRFHGTNPIAVGVPAADDMPWLLDMATSAVPYNRVLLYRSLEQQLPDGVASDGDGIDTQNPHAVEMLAPLGGAFGFKGAALAGMVDIFSAVLSGMKLSFDIDPMGGPDFSTPRGLGAFVLALKPEAFLEREVFDEGMKRYLEVLRGSPVREDCKVMAPGDREWAVAARREREGAPVDPVTRAAFSELASKFSIVPPAYH; encoded by the coding sequence ATGTCGCACAGCAATGAAAACGTCGCCGTTCTCGCAAGGCTGGATGAGCTGGAGCGGTTCTGCCGCAGCACCTTCCTCGCAGCCGGCACGGATGACGAGACGGCCGATGCCGCAACCCGCGCCATGATGCATGGCACAAGGCTCGGCGTCGACAGCCACGGCGTGCGCCTGCTTGCCCATTACATCACCGCCCTTGAAGGCGGACGTCTCAATCGGCGGCCGCAGATCCGCCGCGTCTCCGGCTTCGGCGCGGTGGAGACCATTGATGCCGACCATGCCCACGGCGCCCGGGCCACCTATGCGGGGATGGACAATGCCATGGCGCTGGCCGAAAAATTCGGCATCGGCGCGGTGGCAATCCGCAATTCCTCGCATTTCGGCCCCGCCGGCGCCTATGCGCTGGAAGCGGCGCGGCAGGGTTACATCGGCCTTGCCTTCTGCAATTCCGACAGTTTCGTGCGCCTGCATGATGGCGCGATGCGCTTCCACGGCACCAATCCGATTGCCGTCGGTGTGCCGGCGGCGGATGACATGCCCTGGCTGCTGGACATGGCCACCAGTGCCGTGCCCTATAATCGCGTTCTGCTTTACCGCAGCCTCGAACAGCAATTGCCTGATGGTGTCGCATCTGATGGTGATGGCATCGACACGCAGAACCCCCATGCCGTTGAAATGCTGGCACCGCTCGGCGGCGCATTCGGCTTCAAGGGGGCGGCGCTGGCGGGCATGGTGGACATTTTCAGCGCCGTTCTCAGCGGCATGAAGCTCAGTTTCGATATAGATCCCATGGGCGGGCCCGATTTTTCCACGCCGCGTGGCCTTGGAGCCTTTGTTCTGGCGCTGAAGCCGGAAGCCTTCCTTGAACGCGAGGTGTTCGACGAGGGCATGAAACGTTATCTCGAAGTGCTGCGCGGCTCGCCGGTGCGCGAGGACTGCAAGGTCATGGCGCCGGGCGACCGGGAATGGGCGGTGGCGGCAAGACGGGAACGGGAAGGCGCGCCTGTCGATCCCGTTACCCGCGCGGCTTTTTCCGAACTGGCGTCGAAATTCTCGATCGTGCCGCCCGCCTATCACTAA
- a CDS encoding DNA translocase FtsK: MMSVHAAMSFSRSRFQNSSNNAGEGSENARHAGGKAVAGQQTAMKASAAPRPNADVSAADAIEGRAEMPGWQNAFVLGPNVRFTRTPESAFSRRMPVETPNIPEELHSLEEETVAVAAPDTVEPEVTVQQAVAYEDAAALSHHVVKPAEQRVPPQRMPFLPQPPDARGARALTYKLRLELARKQAEEAAAAAQAPTEAVQSVPMVETPVQRVFAAVQPLPAVQPVAVAQAAMPAASVPAFAAHLPDELFWEVMTLDLPGAAVETVPAYLRANFANPALANPTLANPALTSPAPMASIPAAAVSSAAAVMLSAEPPVVTVPGGSAIRLYREIGVRQAVVPVATPAAEQEIALQPVAEEPVFIEPQRPIEQAQPIESQPVARVAAEPRFTPRAPIQASQPMFREAPVFAEGEYQYPSIDLLQEARVQQTTTMTPEALEQSAGLLESVLEDFGIKGEIIDVRPGPVVTLYEFEPAPGVKSSRVIGLSDDIARSMSALSARVAVVPGRNVIGIELPNPVRETVYLRELIEANDYAETRQKLALCLGKTIGGEPVIAELAKMPHLLVAGTTGSGKSVAINTMILSLLYRLKPEECRLIMVDPKMLELSVYDGIPHLLTPVVTDPKKAVMALKWAVREMEDRYRKMSRLGVRNIDGYNARAAAARAKGETVFCNVQTGFDRATGEAVYEQEEMDLTAMPYIVVIVDEMADLMMVAGKEIEGAIQRLAQMARAAGIHLIMATQRPSVDVITGTIKANFPTRISFQVTSKIDSRTILGEQGAEHLLGQGDMLHMMGGGRIARVHGPFVSDEEVEKVVAHLKTQGRPEYLGTVTEDAEEADEEAEEDVAVFDKTSMGDDDSDDLYEKAVKVVMRDKKCSTSYIQRRLSVGYNRAASLVERMEQEGIVGPANHVGKRAIIAGERDPYDAMGADD; this comes from the coding sequence ATGATGAGTGTGCACGCTGCCATGAGCTTCTCCCGATCCAGATTCCAGAATTCGTCCAATAACGCAGGGGAGGGGAGCGAAAACGCCCGTCATGCCGGCGGCAAGGCGGTTGCCGGGCAGCAGACGGCGATGAAGGCAAGTGCCGCGCCCCGGCCCAATGCCGATGTCAGCGCAGCCGACGCCATTGAAGGCCGTGCCGAAATGCCCGGCTGGCAGAATGCTTTTGTGCTTGGCCCCAATGTGCGCTTTACCCGCACGCCGGAAAGCGCCTTTAGCCGGCGCATGCCGGTCGAAACCCCGAATATTCCGGAAGAACTCCATAGTCTCGAAGAGGAAACCGTGGCTGTCGCTGCGCCGGACACGGTGGAGCCGGAAGTGACGGTGCAGCAGGCTGTCGCATATGAGGATGCTGCTGCCCTGTCCCATCATGTCGTAAAGCCGGCGGAGCAGCGCGTGCCGCCGCAGCGCATGCCGTTCCTGCCGCAGCCGCCCGATGCGCGCGGTGCCAGGGCGCTGACCTACAAATTGCGTCTCGAGCTTGCGCGCAAGCAGGCGGAAGAAGCCGCGGCAGCCGCACAGGCGCCAACGGAGGCCGTGCAATCTGTGCCGATGGTGGAAACGCCGGTACAGAGGGTATTTGCCGCCGTTCAGCCGCTGCCTGCCGTCCAGCCAGTTGCTGTGGCGCAGGCCGCCATGCCGGCTGCGTCCGTTCCGGCCTTTGCCGCCCACCTGCCGGATGAGCTGTTTTGGGAAGTCATGACGCTTGATCTGCCGGGTGCAGCGGTCGAAACCGTTCCTGCCTATCTGCGCGCCAATTTTGCAAATCCGGCTCTTGCAAATCCGACGCTGGCAAATCCTGCTTTGACGAGCCCGGCGCCGATGGCGTCCATCCCTGCCGCTGCCGTGTCGTCGGCCGCTGCCGTCATGCTTTCAGCCGAGCCGCCGGTCGTTACCGTGCCGGGCGGCTCCGCGATCCGGCTTTACCGGGAAATCGGGGTGCGTCAGGCCGTCGTTCCGGTTGCCACGCCGGCCGCAGAACAGGAAATCGCACTGCAGCCAGTGGCGGAGGAACCCGTCTTCATCGAGCCGCAGCGGCCGATCGAGCAGGCCCAGCCGATTGAAAGCCAGCCGGTAGCAAGAGTAGCGGCAGAGCCGCGCTTCACGCCACGCGCACCCATTCAGGCTTCGCAGCCGATGTTCCGCGAAGCGCCGGTCTTTGCCGAGGGAGAATATCAATATCCCTCCATCGATCTCCTGCAGGAAGCCCGCGTCCAGCAGACCACGACCATGACGCCCGAAGCGCTGGAACAGAGCGCCGGGCTTCTGGAAAGCGTGCTTGAGGATTTCGGCATCAAGGGCGAGATCATCGATGTCCGCCCCGGCCCGGTCGTGACGCTTTACGAGTTTGAACCCGCCCCCGGCGTCAAATCCTCGCGCGTCATCGGCCTGTCCGATGATATCGCACGCTCCATGTCGGCGCTGTCGGCCCGTGTCGCCGTTGTACCCGGCCGCAATGTCATCGGCATCGAACTGCCGAACCCGGTCCGCGAAACGGTCTATCTGCGTGAATTGATCGAAGCGAACGACTATGCCGAAACCCGCCAGAAGCTCGCGCTCTGCCTTGGCAAGACCATCGGTGGCGAACCAGTCATTGCCGAACTGGCGAAGATGCCGCATCTGCTGGTCGCCGGCACCACCGGTTCCGGCAAGTCCGTCGCCATCAATACCATGATCCTGTCGCTGCTCTACCGTCTGAAGCCGGAAGAATGCCGCCTGATCATGGTCGATCCGAAAATGCTTGAACTGTCGGTTTATGACGGCATTCCGCATCTGTTGACGCCGGTTGTTACCGATCCGAAAAAGGCGGTCATGGCGCTGAAATGGGCCGTGCGCGAAATGGAAGACCGTTATCGCAAGATGTCGCGTCTCGGCGTGCGCAATATCGACGGTTACAATGCAAGGGCAGCGGCTGCCCGCGCCAAGGGCGAAACGGTGTTCTGCAACGTGCAGACCGGCTTTGACCGCGCCACCGGTGAGGCTGTTTACGAGCAGGAGGAAATGGACCTTACGGCCATGCCTTACATCGTCGTCATCGTTGACGAGATGGCCGACCTGATGATGGTTGCGGGCAAGGAGATCGAAGGGGCGATCCAGCGCCTGGCGCAGATGGCGCGTGCCGCCGGCATCCACCTCATCATGGCCACGCAGCGCCCGTCGGTCGATGTCATCACCGGCACGATCAAGGCGAACTTCCCGACCCGCATCTCCTTCCAGGTAACGTCGAAAATCGACAGCCGCACCATCCTTGGCGAACAGGGCGCAGAGCATCTGCTCGGCCAGGGCGACATGCTGCACATGATGGGCGGCGGCCGCATCGCCCGTGTCCACGGCCCGTTCGTTTCGGATGAGGAAGTGGAGAAGGTCGTGGCGCATCTGAAGACCCAGGGCCGTCCGGAATATCTCGGCACCGTCACCGAAGACGCCGAGGAGGCCGATGAAGAGGCGGAAGAGGACGTGGCAGTCTTCGACAAGACGTCGATGGGCGACGACGACAGCGACGATCTCTATGAAAAGGCCGTCAAGGTGGTGATGCGCGACAAGAAGTGCTCGACTTCCTATATCCAGCGCCGCCTGTCTGTGGGTTATAACCGCGCCGCCTCGCTGGTGGAGCGCATGGAGCAGGAAGGCATTGTCGGGCCTGCAAACCATGTCGGCAAGCGCGCGATTATCGCCGGTGAGCGCGATCCATACGATGCGATGGGCGCGGACGACTGA
- a CDS encoding ABC transporter permease, producing MSFALRLLRNFEGVTGTVILTLLAVIALSAPLLFPGDPLAIVGEPLIAPFTDAALPLGTDRLGRNVLAELAHGAQASLLVGMGAAAAALVFGTVIGTIAGFAGGLVDEALMRVTDAFQIVPNFLLALAFVSTIGPSMPTVILAIALGAWADPARLMRAQVLSIRERDYVQSARAIGMHPLEIAFRQILPNALPPVLALAAIIVAAAILTEAALSFLGLGDPNIVTWGSMIAEGRNVLRSAAFLSVIPGIGLLVTVLGVYLFGEGINRAMATRRQAP from the coding sequence ATGAGTTTCGCTCTCCGGCTCCTGCGCAATTTCGAAGGTGTGACGGGCACCGTCATCCTGACGCTGCTGGCGGTAATTGCGCTCTCCGCACCCCTCCTGTTCCCCGGCGATCCGCTGGCGATCGTCGGCGAGCCGCTGATTGCGCCCTTTACAGATGCGGCCCTGCCGCTTGGCACCGACCGGCTGGGCCGCAATGTGCTGGCCGAACTTGCCCATGGCGCGCAGGCCTCCCTGCTCGTCGGCATGGGTGCGGCCGCCGCAGCGCTTGTTTTCGGCACCGTCATCGGCACGATTGCCGGTTTTGCCGGCGGCCTTGTGGATGAGGCGCTGATGCGCGTCACCGATGCCTTCCAGATCGTGCCGAATTTCCTGCTGGCGCTTGCCTTCGTCAGCACCATCGGCCCCTCGATGCCAACAGTCATTCTGGCCATTGCGCTCGGCGCGTGGGCGGATCCGGCACGGTTGATGCGGGCGCAGGTGCTGAGCATCCGCGAGCGTGACTATGTGCAATCCGCCCGCGCCATCGGCATGCATCCACTGGAAATCGCCTTCCGGCAGATATTGCCCAATGCCCTGCCGCCGGTTCTGGCGCTCGCCGCCATCATCGTTGCCGCCGCCATCCTCACCGAGGCGGCGCTCTCCTTCCTCGGGCTTGGCGATCCCAATATCGTCACCTGGGGCTCGATGATCGCGGAAGGGCGCAACGTGCTCCGCTCGGCGGCGTTCCTGTCCGTTATCCCCGGCATCGGCCTGCTGGTGACCGTGCTCGGTGTCTATCTTTTCGGAGAAGGCATCAACCGGGCAATGGCGACGAGGAGGCAGGCGCCATGA
- a CDS encoding ABC transporter permease, translating into MKRATSLLRRRAISAIPVLLIVLIFTFALLENASGDAVDAYLVSIGGGDAGLRDALREQYGLNGSMLARFWFYASSVLRLDLGWSLAFDRPVLGLILERLPNTLLLMGSATALAFITGTALGIIAGARPGGVTDRVLSALSLTLYATPGFWLGLVLAIVFAVQLRWLPTSGIETIASGKQGFARALDIARHLVLPVASLGLIYLALFLRVMRTAMAAVWPLDFVLFAQSKGLSRRRIVLRHVARNAALPLITVLGLQAATMLGGSVVIESVFAIPGFGRLAQEAVSGRDTLLLMGIILTSAVFVILVNLAVDILYSILDPRIGSGESAA; encoded by the coding sequence GTGAAACGTGCGACGTCTTTGCTGCGGCGAAGGGCGATCAGCGCCATTCCTGTGCTGCTGATCGTTCTCATCTTCACCTTCGCCCTGCTTGAAAATGCCTCCGGTGATGCGGTGGATGCCTATCTCGTTTCCATCGGCGGCGGCGATGCCGGGCTGCGGGATGCCCTGCGCGAGCAATATGGCCTCAACGGCTCGATGCTGGCCCGTTTCTGGTTTTATGCCAGTTCGGTGCTGCGGCTCGATCTCGGCTGGTCGCTTGCCTTTGACCGGCCGGTGCTGGGGTTGATCCTCGAGCGGCTGCCGAACACGCTTTTGTTGATGGGTAGCGCTACCGCTCTTGCCTTCATCACCGGCACCGCGCTCGGTATCATCGCCGGCGCGCGCCCCGGTGGCGTAACCGACCGGGTGCTCTCCGCCTTGTCGCTCACGCTTTACGCCACGCCCGGTTTCTGGCTCGGCCTCGTGCTTGCCATCGTCTTTGCCGTGCAGCTTCGCTGGCTGCCGACCTCGGGCATAGAAACCATCGCCTCGGGCAAACAGGGCTTTGCAAGGGCGCTGGATATTGCCCGCCATCTCGTGCTGCCGGTCGCCAGCCTTGGCCTCATCTATCTGGCGCTGTTCCTGCGCGTCATGCGCACCGCCATGGCAGCGGTCTGGCCGCTGGATTTCGTGCTTTTTGCGCAGTCCAAGGGGCTTTCCAGACGGCGTATCGTGCTGCGTCATGTTGCCCGCAACGCGGCGCTGCCGCTCATCACTGTGCTTGGCCTGCAGGCCGCAACCATGCTGGGCGGCAGCGTGGTGATTGAAAGTGTCTTTGCCATTCCGGGTTTCGGGCGGCTGGCGCAGGAAGCCGTCAGCGGCCGCGATACGCTGCTTCTGATGGGCATCATCCTCACCAGCGCCGTCTTCGTCATCCTCGTCAATCTCGCCGTCGACATTCTCTATTCCATTCTCGATCCGCGCATCGGCAGCGGGGAGAGTGCGGCATGA
- a CDS encoding putative bifunctional diguanylate cyclase/phosphodiesterase — protein sequence MRHRLGEVSGQQDYRRPDSRFSDELLALYQQEGERSRRGSIRQGLWTAVFIYLLFAVTDIILIPDVAFYAIIARLLVVISSLLTLEIQLRRGASTAALDLTCATALVMGYIGWLLPSLLTDNLENMSYYMVFGAIFMMGANLFFTFRFHLSLVSSGIILVTYFLAVTQFPEDVFYKVAFGTFYISCFVFTSYVNWNLNRERYHVFLNALEAKAQQKAADERGQALLRLSNTDSLTGLQNRRAIDHQLRLLWDNWSRKEEGFAVLLIDVDFFKKYNDRYGHQEGDKCLVTVGNALQDAIAGHGASIGRYGGEEFIVLVPFKSKQQVGELAETIRHTVEDLALAHDQRRDGTFVVTVSIGASFTRPNPDGKLEKIINEADRALYIAKGNGRNCMKLFDPDDPQTSDETENIAALLKIAIAENLISLVYQPILNVSTNETPGVEALMRLRLLDGSAVSPGIFIPIAERTGTIMELGLWTIKTACKQILAEDPVAVVSVNVSPMQLKNPGFATSVAAILVEAGIAGNRLAFEITEGVDMEMHSDVLRCLNDLKTLGINIWLDDFGTGFAGLSWLRMTDFDTVKIDRSFLHDSNTPRGRAMLQDMIRLIRNRGHKILIEGVETEEQLRLVRQLEIDYAQGYYLGRPVVAERLGAAKAPYPRPNMLLRPA from the coding sequence ATGAGGCACAGGTTGGGAGAGGTGAGTGGACAGCAAGACTATCGGCGGCCGGACTCCCGGTTTTCTGATGAACTTCTTGCCCTTTACCAGCAGGAAGGTGAGCGCAGCCGCCGTGGTTCGATCAGACAGGGCCTGTGGACGGCCGTTTTCATCTATCTGCTATTTGCCGTCACCGACATTATTCTAATCCCCGACGTCGCGTTTTACGCCATCATCGCCCGCCTGCTGGTGGTCATCTCATCACTGCTGACGCTGGAGATCCAGCTGCGCCGGGGCGCCAGCACCGCAGCGCTCGACCTCACCTGCGCCACTGCGCTCGTCATGGGCTATATTGGCTGGCTGCTGCCTTCGCTTTTGACCGACAACCTTGAAAACATGTCCTATTACATGGTTTTCGGGGCGATCTTCATGATGGGCGCCAACCTGTTCTTCACCTTCCGCTTCCATCTGTCACTTGTGTCGTCAGGCATCATCCTCGTCACCTATTTTCTGGCGGTGACGCAGTTTCCCGAAGATGTGTTCTACAAGGTGGCTTTCGGCACCTTCTACATTTCCTGCTTCGTCTTCACCTCCTATGTGAACTGGAACCTGAACCGGGAGCGCTATCACGTCTTTCTCAACGCGCTGGAGGCCAAGGCCCAGCAGAAGGCGGCGGATGAACGCGGACAGGCGCTGCTGCGGCTTTCAAACACGGATTCGCTCACGGGCCTTCAGAACCGTCGCGCCATCGACCATCAGCTGCGCCTGCTGTGGGACAATTGGAGCAGGAAGGAGGAGGGTTTTGCCGTTCTCCTCATCGATGTCGACTTCTTCAAGAAATACAATGACCGCTATGGCCACCAGGAAGGCGACAAGTGCCTGGTGACGGTCGGCAATGCGCTGCAGGATGCGATTGCCGGACATGGCGCTTCCATCGGCCGTTATGGCGGTGAGGAGTTCATCGTTCTCGTGCCGTTCAAATCCAAGCAGCAGGTGGGCGAACTGGCCGAAACGATCCGCCACACCGTCGAGGACCTGGCGCTTGCCCACGACCAGCGCCGGGACGGCACCTTCGTCGTCACCGTCAGCATCGGCGCGTCCTTCACCCGCCCCAATCCGGATGGCAAGCTGGAGAAAATCATCAACGAGGCGGACCGGGCGCTCTACATCGCCAAGGGCAATGGCCGCAACTGCATGAAGCTGTTCGATCCGGACGATCCGCAAACCAGCGACGAGACGGAAAACATCGCCGCTCTCCTGAAGATCGCCATTGCGGAAAACCTCATTTCCCTCGTCTACCAGCCGATCCTCAACGTCTCGACCAATGAAACGCCGGGCGTCGAAGCGCTGATGCGGCTGCGCCTGCTCGATGGCAGTGCCGTTTCACCGGGCATCTTCATTCCGATTGCCGAGCGCACCGGTACGATCATGGAACTCGGCCTCTGGACGATCAAGACCGCCTGCAAGCAGATTCTTGCTGAAGACCCGGTGGCCGTGGTCAGCGTCAACGTATCCCCCATGCAGCTGAAAAACCCGGGCTTTGCCACTTCGGTTGCGGCAATCCTCGTCGAGGCCGGCATCGCCGGCAACAGGCTCGCCTTCGAGATCACCGAAGGTGTGGATATGGAGATGCATTCGGATGTGCTGCGCTGCCTGAACGATCTCAAAACGCTCGGCATCAACATCTGGCTCGATGATTTCGGAACCGGGTTTGCCGGCCTTTCCTGGCTGCGCATGACCGATTTCGACACCGTCAAGATCGACCGCTCCTTCCTGCATGACAGCAACACGCCGCGCGGCCGGGCAATGCTGCAGGACATGATCCGCCTCATCCGCAACCGCGGCCACAAGATCCTCATCGAAGGCGTGGAGACTGAAGAGCAGCTGCGGCTGGTGCGCCAGCTGGAGATCGATTATGCGCAGGGCTATTATCTCGGACGCCCGGTCGTCGCCGAAAGGCTGGGGGCGGCAAAAGCCCCCTACCCGCGTCCCAACATGCTGCTGCGCCCCGCCTGA
- a CDS encoding ABC transporter substrate-binding protein, with translation MSPVQLSRRSLLKTSLALAATTGLAGIAAAQEKSGGRLIVAADSEPKNLNPAIVASNGVFYIASKIVEPLAEASFNGKDGLEPRLATEWQGSDDGLSATFKLREGVTWHDGKPFTSADVAFSALSVWKPLQNLGRLVFANLDKVETPDDHTAVFRFSKPTPFQLIRNALPVVTSVVPKHLYEGTDIATNPANTKPVGTGPFVFAEYKPGEYYRLTRNPNYWGKDQPQLEEIIYRVLPDRAGAASALEAEEIQLAAFSAVPLADLARIAKEPGIKVIADGYEALTYQLVVEINHRRKELADLKVRKAIAHAIDKKFVIDKVFLGYATASTGPVPKNAPEFYTGDVETYDFDVAKANALLDEAGYARGPDGKRFSLELLPAPYFNETRQFGSYLRQALQEIGIDAELVNNDAAAHQKAVYTDHAFDLAVAPPVFRGDPAISTTILVRSGIPAGVGFSNQGGYENKTLDTLIDKAAETVDTAARTALYKDFQQQVTADLPLINVAEWGFITVARDTVKHVASNPRWAVSNWADTAVDS, from the coding sequence ATGTCGCCTGTCCAGCTTTCCCGCCGCTCGCTTCTCAAGACCTCACTTGCTCTTGCCGCAACCACGGGACTGGCGGGAATTGCCGCAGCGCAGGAAAAATCCGGCGGGCGGCTGATCGTCGCGGCCGATTCGGAGCCGAAAAACCTCAACCCGGCCATCGTCGCCTCCAATGGCGTGTTTTATATCGCCAGCAAGATCGTCGAGCCGCTGGCGGAAGCCTCCTTTAATGGCAAGGACGGGCTGGAGCCGCGGCTTGCGACCGAATGGCAGGGATCGGATGATGGCTTGAGCGCCACCTTCAAGCTGCGCGAAGGCGTGACCTGGCATGACGGCAAGCCGTTCACCTCGGCGGATGTGGCCTTTTCGGCGCTTTCGGTGTGGAAACCATTGCAGAACCTCGGCCGGCTGGTCTTCGCCAATCTGGACAAGGTGGAAACGCCTGACGACCACACCGCCGTCTTCCGTTTTTCCAAGCCCACGCCGTTCCAGCTCATCCGTAATGCTTTGCCTGTCGTCACCAGCGTCGTGCCGAAACATCTCTATGAAGGCACCGATATCGCCACCAATCCGGCCAATACCAAACCGGTCGGCACCGGTCCTTTCGTTTTTGCCGAATACAAACCCGGCGAATATTACCGCCTGACCCGCAACCCGAATTACTGGGGCAAAGACCAGCCGCAGCTCGAGGAAATCATCTATCGCGTCCTACCCGACCGTGCAGGGGCAGCCTCGGCGCTGGAAGCCGAAGAAATCCAGTTGGCCGCCTTCTCCGCCGTGCCGCTCGCCGATCTTGCCCGCATCGCCAAAGAGCCGGGTATCAAGGTAATCGCTGACGGCTACGAGGCGCTGACCTATCAGCTGGTGGTGGAAATCAACCACCGCCGCAAGGAATTGGCCGACCTCAAGGTCAGAAAGGCCATTGCCCACGCCATCGACAAGAAATTCGTCATCGACAAGGTGTTCCTCGGTTATGCCACGGCATCGACAGGCCCCGTGCCGAAAAACGCGCCTGAATTTTATACCGGCGATGTGGAGACCTATGATTTCGACGTCGCCAAGGCCAATGCCCTCTTGGATGAGGCCGGTTATGCGCGCGGACCCGATGGAAAGCGTTTTTCGCTAGAACTTCTGCCTGCGCCCTATTTCAATGAAACCAGACAATTCGGCTCCTATCTTCGACAGGCGCTTCAGGAAATCGGCATTGATGCCGAGCTGGTCAATAATGATGCCGCAGCACACCAGAAGGCGGTCTATACCGACCACGCCTTCGATCTGGCCGTTGCTCCCCCGGTGTTCCGTGGCGATCCGGCAATCTCCACCACGATTCTCGTGCGCTCCGGCATTCCCGCCGGCGTCGGCTTCTCCAATCAGGGCGGGTATGAGAACAAGACGCTCGACACACTGATCGACAAGGCGGCGGAAACCGTGGATACGGCCGCGCGCACCGCGCTCTACAAGGATTTCCAGCAACAGGTTACAGCCGATCTGCCGCTCATCAACGTCGCCGAATGGGGTTTCATCACGGTGGCGCGCGATACGGTCAAACATGTCGCCAGCAATCCGCGCTGGGCGGTTTCCAACTGGGCGGACACCGCGGTCGATAGTTGA